DNA sequence from the Salvia splendens isolate huo1 chromosome 19, SspV2, whole genome shotgun sequence genome:
GAAGTACCACCTTCGTCCTTGTATACGGTGTTatttgatgaatccgcgaatttctgatgttagtaaatgctggtagagaatgaagactacgacacaaagaatttacgtggttcgatttactgaagtaaatctacgtccacgggaagaagggagggcaagattgtattgcttgatctgggattacagcttacaacacagacttgctatatgattttatctctagagagcttaacctttttctatctgatctaagttctatttatatattgaactaagatcgtggcttgcatcaccaccctaagtcgtggatgtcgtgtaggtcatggcctaagatcgtggatgtagcgtaggtcatggcctacgatcgtggcctgagttgacaccaagtggtagtgggtgtgttggaagttgtggaaatcctgtatgggtccactaactccttgttcggtcgaatactgagaccgaactgctttggttgccgatctgagagcagagcttgatgccgacctgagagcagagcttgattggttggcttttaccgagctgtaggctgaggccgaactctttgttcggtcgaatactgagaccgaactgctttggttgccgatctgagagtagagcttgattggttggcttttaccgagctgtaggctgaggccgaactctttggtaatgccgaactcatactcttccttgggctttgggctgatgggccgtcattgctgttgggcttgtttagtacgcaccccatcattattattataaataggtgCATATGGATAGTGTAATTTAAGAGTCCAGCATCGACAATGATGAATCGTATCATCCTTCTTCTCCTCTGCCTCTCATCCCTCTCCCTATCCCTCTCCCGATCACCCCCTCCTCCGGTCCAGCCCCTTCCGCTCCACTCCATGCGGCCACCCATCATCTGTCGGCCGCCGGGCTGTCGTCCTCCACCGGCCCATGTGGTGGTAGAGCGCCATCTGCCTCCAGCCGCTGTCGACGCCGTGCCGTGATCCCCCACCATTCGTCGACCTCCACGGgtcctttttttgttttttttcccaTATTCAATCAAGGGTACTTGTTTACCCATTTAGCATCTACttatgttttaattttcagTATGTTTTAATCAAGGGTATtgtatattatttatatatggaCTTTAATTGCGTACTAAACTTGTGTCACCTTTTTCCTTCTATTGGATTTCTAAATTAATTTACACTAAATTACCAAATTTGAATACTAAAAGGTTGCGACACTATTAATAATTGGTAATCATCCATCAAAACTAATTATTCAACTCActtaaaaaatggtaatatgTGAGTTAGGAGTATGTTATATACATATACTCGTATATtatgataaatagtttatacttaGAAAATGATAATCTTgcctaaaaataaaagtaaaaatatcaaaaatataATGCTAGTGTAACGCCCTGATTTTTTCGTGGTTCTCGAAAGGACATCGAATGGTTAGCAAAAACTTTTTGTTAGTTTGTTTCATTACGTTGATTAAAGATGTATTAGATTTTTTATGGATGATCAAGAAGAATTTCAATTTCTCGTTGGTACTTAGAATACCACCAAAGTAGTAATTGTTGAATATTACGAAAGGAATCCAAGGAAATAATATTTGGGCATATCAATTaagggaaataaaataatttatttataagttGCACTGGGAATTTAAAATACTTAAAAGTTACAATTCAAGTTGGGCCTAAGAGTTTAAAAATCAAGTACAATCCTTTGGGTCTAAtttaaacaagaaaataaaacaatattgaGCCTATTGTTTTTTCCAGAGGCTCATTTTCCGTTACCAGCAATTTCACCTCCACAATGTGCAATTATTTGGGACTATAAATTCTGAAATCAATTCAAATTTATTGCAACAGTTACAGTGTTTATACACACAATACGCTATTTCTAAATTCTCACTTAGCTTTCACAACTAAAAAGAATCTGAGTtagaaattaaacaaattaaagtcCTACTGTTTTTGAATCCTCACACTTCATCATGTCTAATAAGTAGTTTTAGATAAGCTcacaatttatataaataaattgcaGATATCTCCAACGAAATTTTAAAATCTCATAAACCAAAAAAAGTAATCAAACTGCTTGTTAGAAGTTTTAGATGTGCTAAATCCTCACACCTCGAAATATTTTGTCACAATTGTTTGAAAATGGCTCTTTCTTTGTTTTTCGTTTTGTATGTCAAAAGTATAATTTCAATAGGTGATCTTGTCCAACACGGATTCGAGAATGAAGCACATTGTAGGTGGGCACTACTCGTCAAGTGACGGCGGCGGCAACAGTGCTTGTGGCCAAACCAATCCAAGTCCGACGACAAGGAGGTTGTAAGCCAGTACACGGGAGTCGATGCAGGTGGCTCAAGCTCCCGTGCGAGTTCGCGATGTTGTCGGATTGTTTCATTAAGTCCTAtaaaattttggaaattttcgACCTTGAAACTTTCTTTATTGGTCACTTTtagttgaaatttttgaaaggtTTTggtaatttcaaaacaaatactaAAATTTTAGCATAACTCAAAAATCAAAAGAGATTACGATAcattttttacattaatttataaaaatgttAATAGAATGGAGAATacataattatatattgaagagataataaattaacaaaaataacataaataatGCTCTTTCCAAGATAAAAATACTTATCACAAATTAATAAATGGGCATTATTAATCTGATACTTGAATACAGATTTTGGGTATctaaaatctgaaaaattcttACATATCAACTATCTGACCCGTAATTTTAGGTTTTGGGGATTTCGATATATTATTGTACAATATACACTCTAGCCGTACTTCCAGTCTCTTATCATAGACGTGGGACTTAGTTTGATTGAGACATTAaacaattattaatatatatgttGGGATGCCAATCATAGGGTTGGACTAGGGTGCTAACTATTTAcggtaataactaataactatcAATgctatatattaaaattatcaacacaaagacataattatatcaatacaacatgtaaatttaaatatcaatacaaaggcATAAtatatcaacacaagaaagattaaCAAATTcatatctttgtgttgatgtttttaacatacaatactgatatttagttattagttattactataaaaagttagtatcTGATCACAAACCGCAAATCATATTCTAACATTGGAGAATTAGTAAAAGCAGTATATAGTGAATTAATGATACAAGAATGAGTTGGGGCAATACTGTTAAACGTATTTTAATTGGGCTCATAAGTTTGGGTCGCCGTTGGCTTAATCGGCTAAATAGGACAAAAATGTTACATGGATgtagtactttttaatttttttaaatcttccaatgtagtactagtagtattttaatttttttgtaaagcGCAAGTTTTTtttacgccatccatcccagTTAATATAACACATTTCTTAATCGATACTcgattttagaaaatatatttaagATTTGAGTGTTAAATGGAGAAACAAAGAAAGTTGAATATTTCAGttagagagataaaaaaaagtttggtgtattaataaaaagaaaatgttactttattaattttcaaaatagaaATTTGTCATCTTATTTAAGACAGACGAAATAGGAAAACGAGTCATTTcactaggacggagggagtgtaaCTTACAAATTTAGGAAgcttcattttaaaatttaaatagttgAAGTAAGAGAACAAATTAAAGACCAAAACAAAGATTATTAGTCTAATTTTAAAGTTTCGAATCATTAGAGTTATGTATAGTTTATAGCACCCCGAAAACAAAAATCTTGGATACGCCATGGCTATGATGTATTCATCATTCTCATAAGTCGATTACTTCACAATGTGTTTCGATTTAGCTAGATGACGAATAGAATCATTTAATCGCTTATTCAATTTATTTCCACACAAATTTCAGACGAACAAAATAATTACAACTcgttacaaaaaaaaaactaagcaGACAAGAATATCTCCAAACTGtacaaaattttgaatttgattgTTTCATGTAAGCCTATCACCAAACAAAGACCTCTCCCTCACCTTTGCTGCCTGCATTGTCCAAATCCATTCTCATAAACAACAacgaagacgaagacgaagatgaagatgaagatgaagatgaagaagaatggCAACCTGTTTCTCCCAGTTCATGCAAGCCGTGATCAAACTTGTTGTTAGAAGTGTTTTAGATATGCCAAAAACTCAACGGATAACTGCAACTTAAGTGGATGCAATAAATATGAATCTTATTGTAAATGACAAATTTTAGTACGTACATATTAAAAGGAAAGGACATGTACGActcaaatatagaaaataattcTACATTTATTCTTGCTCGCCCTAACACCAGTTAAGTGTAGAAAAATCATACATTTGGATAAACAGGAAACATTGCAATACCACACATGCCTTCTTTAGCATGTACTTTTCTCTTCAGTTTCATATATCCATTCTCTCCCCATCCTCTTCCCCACGAATTCTTGAGCAACCAAAACTTCACCCCATCTTCTTTGCCATAACCAACTATTACAACCCCATGATTTAATCTTGTTCCACACTTCCCTGTCATAACTCCAGACTTATAAAATTGGAAGGTACTTGCATCAATGTAAACCGCGATAGGTTGGTTAGCTACTGCTTTTAACAATGCTTTCTCATTATTTTGAGGAACAACACTATAGCCTGTGATGTTTAAGGAAAGAGATGATGGTTTGTTATTGGAACATTTTCCTTGAATTGCAGTGTAAGGATAATCGATAGCAGATGCAAGACCCCCATTTTTTATAACGAATTCGAAAGCATTATGTATTAATCCGCCCTCGCAGGTATCATGCTCGTAGTTACAATCCAAAACATGTTGTTGTGATAATCTGGTTAGCTTTCCCGATCGGATGGCTACTATGCTTTCAATGGCAGCAACAGCTGAGAATGCCCAACAAGATCCTGTACATGGAAATTTATGATTATTGGACAACAATGTTTGTTTTTGGagatcataatatataatatagaGTTGTCATAATATATATACAGCATTGTAGAGTTAGAGAGCTAACCACAATCTCCTTGATTCTGTATAGGTGTGACGGCATTGTAATCTCTCCAGTCAAGACGATGTGGTACGTGTTTCGTACATTTGTATTCAAAAGATGATTGATTCGATGTTACGTTAAATGATGGCACGGAACTTCGAGCATACTTAGCCAAGAACTCTTCATTCGTTAGATCTGCAAATTCATTTATCCCAAGCTTGTACGTGTGTTTACCTTCTTGATTATGCCTCTCAATGTGCGCCACATTATCTTTAAATATCTGATACCTTGTTTTCTTTACTTTCTCATTCTCATACGAGAATCCATGTTCAGCCATCCATTTTTCATGTTTTATACACATGCTGCTTTCCTCACTATAAcacaatgatgatgatgatgatgatgatactACGTGATAACATGATGTACAgccaaaaataaacaaaatagctGCTGCATAATAACATTTTTTACTCCAGGACATTACTACAATAATATATTGACTAGTGTGATGTTTTGTGAAAGGTTCGGTTCGTATAGCATATTTATATATAGACCTATACAATTACCATTTCTTTAAATTAAATGTGGATTTGCTAATTATATGAGAACATTAATTGAGGAGATTTACCATGAGTTCACGTTACATGTATCACATTTAAATctgattaaatttcataatatcttcAATTCATTTCTAACATTGcccatttattaattattttgcatttaCTATATGATGTATAATATGAATGTTAAGTAAGTATATGTATGACGATCATTCAAGTGTAAAGTGTAATTTTCTAAAGAAAGttgtaaatatattaataagaaAAATAGTTGACTCGTCCTTAATTAGTATTTGATTTAATCTTTTCTGTAAATATCTTCCCTTGTAATCTACAGTGGTGTTCgatttcctagataaaataataccaagatacaatttaggattgagttgtgagattatttagtCATAGGGAGTTAACTATGACTAAtgatcccatgattatccatacATCATTGAATTGTGgaattgaatctcatgaactaaacatactatatatttaatccAGGATACAATCTTCCAAACCAAACACCACATACatttattaatgtaatttttctCTAATCACCAATTCACTGCGAttccaatttctttttttggtaaaatgCTACTGATATCTTTGTTTACACACTCTATtatgtagtagtactattttccTTGAAGGAAGTCAAAGTACTATAAACGTGATATACCTAATTACATGCTAATATTTGATATCCTAGCACATTTATTGGGTGCATAATCAAATATCAAATCACTTAATGCAAAGATGTGATGTTGTGATTTGTGGAAATCAATCTTCATTATAATATTtgcaaatattataattaattacatgCTAATATTTGATATCCTAGCACATTTATTGGGTGCATAATCAAATATCAAATCACTTAATGCAAAGATGTGATGTTGTGATTTGTGGAAATCAATCTTCATTATAATATTtgcaaatattataattaattatgttaattGACATCCTAGTACATTTATTGGCCGCATAATTAATTATGTGAATTGTAATGAGAATCATGATGTATTATCAatcatacaaaaaataaaacataaaaaacaaaataactgAAATCAAG
Encoded proteins:
- the LOC121779202 gene encoding ervatamin-B-like, which produces MAEHGFSYENEKVKKTRYQIFKDNVAHIERHNQEGKHTYKLGINEFADLTNEEFLAKYARSSVPSFNVTSNQSSFEYKCTKHVPHRLDWRDYNAVTPIQNQGDCGSCWAFSAVAAIESIVAIRSGKLTRLSQQHVLDCNYEHDTCEGGLIHNAFEFVIKNGGLASAIDYPYTAIQGKCSNNKPSSLSLNITGYSVVPQNNEKALLKAVANQPIAVYIDASTFQFYKSGVMTGKCGTRLNHGVVIVGYGKEDGVKFWLLKNSWGRGWGENGYMKLKRKVHAKEGMCGIAMFPVYPNV